A section of the Macadamia integrifolia cultivar HAES 741 chromosome 9, SCU_Mint_v3, whole genome shotgun sequence genome encodes:
- the LOC122088344 gene encoding putative disease resistance RPP13-like protein 3 isoform X3 yields the protein MAASIATFFMQKLSELITREANLLTGVDGQIDSLRNELEWIRSVLRDADGKFIDNERAKLWVNQVRIISYEAEDVIDKFIFKVEHQRQTRRGVGSICTCYGSITTSQLKLRHDLGNQIETIKKKIEEVSANKSRYGIETLQLGESSSSQQNSSRRQRRVPMMEEVVDVVGVEDEKEILVRQLIQGEPRLSIISIVGMGGLGKTTLAKKIYNSDDVCRHFDCRAWITVSQEYNIRELLEGLLGQFVEVISEEQQKRLAKMSDQQFQRELFGYLKGRKYLVVVDDIWHKDDWDSLKAIFPDPEPTTRSRVLLTTRNREVALHADMESSPHQLRFLSEEECWMLFCKKALPKNVPTVLSLSPELEKVGREIVAKCGGLPLAVVVLGGLLSRKIRTPSEWAKVLKRMEGHDQISQILALSYNDLPYYLKPCFQCLSVFPEDYEISARKLMQIWVAEGLVQQRGYETMEEVAEDYLEELMDRSMIQLSRRSSVGIRKCRMHDMLRNLSILVAMEDKFLEVRTNFNFESPVQAHRLMVYGDLG from the exons ATGGCTGCGAGTATTGCCACCTTCTTCATGCAAAAGCTATCAGAGTTGATCACTCGAGAAGCCAACTTACTTACTGGAGTGGATGGGCAGATCGATTCACTTCGTAACGAGCTTGAATGGATACGTTCTGTTCTTAGAGATGCAGATGGGAAATTCATAGATAATGAAAGAGCAAAGCTGTGGGTGAATCAAGTAAGAATCATCTCTTACGAAGCTGAAGATGTCATTGACAAATTTATCTTTAAAGTAGAGCATCAAAGGCAGACAAGGAGAGGTGTTGGGTCCATATGTACTTGTTATGGTAGCATCACCACCAGCCAATTGAAGCTCCGTCATGACTTGGGAAATCAGATTGAAACTATCAAAAAGAAGATTGAAGAAGTTTCAGCTAACAAATCAAGATATGGAATTGAAACTTTACAACTTGGAGAATCAAGTTCCTCGCAACAAAATTCTTCGCGGAGGCAAAGGAGGGTCCCTATGATGGAGGAAGTAGTTGATGTGGTGGGAGttgaagatgaaaaagaaaTCCTAGTGAGGCAGCTGATCCAAGGAGAGCCAAGACTTTCCATAATCTCAATTGTTGGTATGGGTGGTTTAGGTAAGACCACTCTGGCAAAGAAAATCTATAATAGCGATGATGTTTGTAGGCATTTTGATTGTCGCGCTTGGATTACTGTGTCTCAAGAGTACAATATTAGAGAGCTCTTGGAGGGTCTGCTAGGTCAATTTGTTGAAGTCATCAGTGAAGAGCAGCAAAAGAGATTGGCTAAGATGAGCGACCAACAGTTTCAGAGGGAGCTCTTTGGgtatttaaagggaaggaaatatTTGGTAGTAGTtgatgatatttggcataaagaTGACTGGGATAGTTTGAAAGCTATCTTCCCTGACCCTGAGCCAACAACAAGAAGCAGAGTGCTCCTTACCACTCGCAATAGAGAGGTTGCACTTCATGCAGATATGGAGAGCAGTCCCCATCAATTGCGATTTTTAAGTGAAGAAGAATGTTGGATGTTGTTTTGCAAGAAAGCTTTGCCTAAGAATGTCCCAACTGTTCTGTCTCTGTCTCCAGAATTGGAGAAAGTAGGGAGAGAAATTGTGGCGAAATGTGGAGGTTTACCACTCGCTGTTGTTGTATTGGGAGGATTATTGTCAAGGAAAATCAGAACTCCAAGTGAATGGGCCAAAGTACTGAAACGTATGGAAGGCCATGATCAAATCTCACAAATATTAGCTCTAAGCTACAATGATCTTCCCTACTATTTGAAACCATGCTTCCAATGTTTAAGCGTTTTCCCCGAAGACTACGAAATATCTGCAAGGAAATTAATGCAGATATGGGTTGCAGAGGGACTTGTACAACAGAGGGGTTACGAAACAATGGAGGAAGTAGCAGAAGACTATTTAGAAGAGTTGATGGATCGTAGCATGATTCAATTATCAAGAAGATCCAGTGTTGGGATTAGAAAATGTCGCATGCATGATATGCTACGGAATCTCTCCATATTAGTAGCCATGGAGGACAAGTTTCTTGAAGTTCGGACAAATTTCAACTTTGAATCCCCAGTTCAAGCACATCGACTTATGGTTTATGGTGATCTTG gGTAA
- the LOC122088344 gene encoding putative disease resistance RPP13-like protein 3 isoform X2 codes for MAASIATFFMQKLSELITREANLLTGVDGQIDSLRNELEWIRSVLRDADGKFIDNERAKLWVNQVRIISYEAEDVIDKFIFKVEHQRQTRRGVGSICTCYGSITTSQLKLRHDLGNQIETIKKKIEEVSANKSRYGIETLQLGESSSSQQNSSRRQRRVPMMEEVVDVVGVEDEKEILVRQLIQGEPRLSIISIVGMGGLGKTTLAKKIYNSDDVCRHFDCRAWITVSQEYNIRELLEGLLGQFVEVISEEQQKRLAKMSDQQFQRELFGYLKGRKYLVVVDDIWHKDDWDSLKAIFPDPEPTTRSRVLLTTRNREVALHADMESSPHQLRFLSEEECWMLFCKKALPKNVPTVLSLSPELEKVGREIVAKCGGLPLAVVVLGGLLSRKIRTPSEWAKVLKRMEGHDQISQILALSYNDLPYYLKPCFQCLSVFPEDYEISARKLMQIWVAEGLVQQRGYETMEEVAEDYLEELMDRSMIQLSRRSSVGIRKCRMHDMLRNLSILVAMEDKFLEVRTNFNFESPVQAHRLMVYGDLERGNQGEERRREKNQMEKIVQVYELFYTLF; via the exons ATGGCTGCGAGTATTGCCACCTTCTTCATGCAAAAGCTATCAGAGTTGATCACTCGAGAAGCCAACTTACTTACTGGAGTGGATGGGCAGATCGATTCACTTCGTAACGAGCTTGAATGGATACGTTCTGTTCTTAGAGATGCAGATGGGAAATTCATAGATAATGAAAGAGCAAAGCTGTGGGTGAATCAAGTAAGAATCATCTCTTACGAAGCTGAAGATGTCATTGACAAATTTATCTTTAAAGTAGAGCATCAAAGGCAGACAAGGAGAGGTGTTGGGTCCATATGTACTTGTTATGGTAGCATCACCACCAGCCAATTGAAGCTCCGTCATGACTTGGGAAATCAGATTGAAACTATCAAAAAGAAGATTGAAGAAGTTTCAGCTAACAAATCAAGATATGGAATTGAAACTTTACAACTTGGAGAATCAAGTTCCTCGCAACAAAATTCTTCGCGGAGGCAAAGGAGGGTCCCTATGATGGAGGAAGTAGTTGATGTGGTGGGAGttgaagatgaaaaagaaaTCCTAGTGAGGCAGCTGATCCAAGGAGAGCCAAGACTTTCCATAATCTCAATTGTTGGTATGGGTGGTTTAGGTAAGACCACTCTGGCAAAGAAAATCTATAATAGCGATGATGTTTGTAGGCATTTTGATTGTCGCGCTTGGATTACTGTGTCTCAAGAGTACAATATTAGAGAGCTCTTGGAGGGTCTGCTAGGTCAATTTGTTGAAGTCATCAGTGAAGAGCAGCAAAAGAGATTGGCTAAGATGAGCGACCAACAGTTTCAGAGGGAGCTCTTTGGgtatttaaagggaaggaaatatTTGGTAGTAGTtgatgatatttggcataaagaTGACTGGGATAGTTTGAAAGCTATCTTCCCTGACCCTGAGCCAACAACAAGAAGCAGAGTGCTCCTTACCACTCGCAATAGAGAGGTTGCACTTCATGCAGATATGGAGAGCAGTCCCCATCAATTGCGATTTTTAAGTGAAGAAGAATGTTGGATGTTGTTTTGCAAGAAAGCTTTGCCTAAGAATGTCCCAACTGTTCTGTCTCTGTCTCCAGAATTGGAGAAAGTAGGGAGAGAAATTGTGGCGAAATGTGGAGGTTTACCACTCGCTGTTGTTGTATTGGGAGGATTATTGTCAAGGAAAATCAGAACTCCAAGTGAATGGGCCAAAGTACTGAAACGTATGGAAGGCCATGATCAAATCTCACAAATATTAGCTCTAAGCTACAATGATCTTCCCTACTATTTGAAACCATGCTTCCAATGTTTAAGCGTTTTCCCCGAAGACTACGAAATATCTGCAAGGAAATTAATGCAGATATGGGTTGCAGAGGGACTTGTACAACAGAGGGGTTACGAAACAATGGAGGAAGTAGCAGAAGACTATTTAGAAGAGTTGATGGATCGTAGCATGATTCAATTATCAAGAAGATCCAGTGTTGGGATTAGAAAATGTCGCATGCATGATATGCTACGGAATCTCTCCATATTAGTAGCCATGGAGGACAAGTTTCTTGAAGTTCGGACAAATTTCAACTTTGAATCCCCAGTTCAAGCACATCGACTTATGGTTTATGGTGATCTTG AGAGAggaaatcaaggagaagaacGACGGAGGGAGAAGAATCAAATGGAGAAAATAGTACAAGTGTATGAGCTTTTCTATACCTTGTTTTGA
- the LOC122088344 gene encoding probable disease resistance protein At1g58602 isoform X1, giving the protein MAASIATFFMQKLSELITREANLLTGVDGQIDSLRNELEWIRSVLRDADGKFIDNERAKLWVNQVRIISYEAEDVIDKFIFKVEHQRQTRRGVGSICTCYGSITTSQLKLRHDLGNQIETIKKKIEEVSANKSRYGIETLQLGESSSSQQNSSRRQRRVPMMEEVVDVVGVEDEKEILVRQLIQGEPRLSIISIVGMGGLGKTTLAKKIYNSDDVCRHFDCRAWITVSQEYNIRELLEGLLGQFVEVISEEQQKRLAKMSDQQFQRELFGYLKGRKYLVVVDDIWHKDDWDSLKAIFPDPEPTTRSRVLLTTRNREVALHADMESSPHQLRFLSEEECWMLFCKKALPKNVPTVLSLSPELEKVGREIVAKCGGLPLAVVVLGGLLSRKIRTPSEWAKVLKRMEGHDQISQILALSYNDLPYYLKPCFQCLSVFPEDYEISARKLMQIWVAEGLVQQRGYETMEEVAEDYLEELMDRSMIQLSRRSSVGIRKCRMHDMLRNLSILVAMEDKFLEVRTNFNFESPVQAHRLMVYGDLGKYISLHRNFPIHYLRSLICHTTQLNPEIFPKQDWRFLCGGFKLLRVLDLPRMGITKLPSEIGEMIHLRYLRLRENWLSRLPKAICNLINLQTLDIRPGYGLPSCTQSIPGVVFSKMGQLRHLHMNWGRIKGPSSRIGNLRNLQTLSIIKAGNWIVNGLAQLTNLRKLVIRWVKNSHREALSNSVLNLKNLQSLCLSTAGDEKEALLPTLTFSNHVHLYKLKLYGRSEKLLDLHEFPQNITHLELACSGLMENPMATLEKLPHLRTLALYPHTLFVDKEHEVKTPVCSAGGFPELQELEFSGLSKLEEWRVEEGAMSSIKRLKISDCWDLKMLPEGLQYMTTLKELELVRMPKAFTDRILPENMGEDWYKIQHVPLIVIK; this is encoded by the coding sequence ATGGCTGCGAGTATTGCCACCTTCTTCATGCAAAAGCTATCAGAGTTGATCACTCGAGAAGCCAACTTACTTACTGGAGTGGATGGGCAGATCGATTCACTTCGTAACGAGCTTGAATGGATACGTTCTGTTCTTAGAGATGCAGATGGGAAATTCATAGATAATGAAAGAGCAAAGCTGTGGGTGAATCAAGTAAGAATCATCTCTTACGAAGCTGAAGATGTCATTGACAAATTTATCTTTAAAGTAGAGCATCAAAGGCAGACAAGGAGAGGTGTTGGGTCCATATGTACTTGTTATGGTAGCATCACCACCAGCCAATTGAAGCTCCGTCATGACTTGGGAAATCAGATTGAAACTATCAAAAAGAAGATTGAAGAAGTTTCAGCTAACAAATCAAGATATGGAATTGAAACTTTACAACTTGGAGAATCAAGTTCCTCGCAACAAAATTCTTCGCGGAGGCAAAGGAGGGTCCCTATGATGGAGGAAGTAGTTGATGTGGTGGGAGttgaagatgaaaaagaaaTCCTAGTGAGGCAGCTGATCCAAGGAGAGCCAAGACTTTCCATAATCTCAATTGTTGGTATGGGTGGTTTAGGTAAGACCACTCTGGCAAAGAAAATCTATAATAGCGATGATGTTTGTAGGCATTTTGATTGTCGCGCTTGGATTACTGTGTCTCAAGAGTACAATATTAGAGAGCTCTTGGAGGGTCTGCTAGGTCAATTTGTTGAAGTCATCAGTGAAGAGCAGCAAAAGAGATTGGCTAAGATGAGCGACCAACAGTTTCAGAGGGAGCTCTTTGGgtatttaaagggaaggaaatatTTGGTAGTAGTtgatgatatttggcataaagaTGACTGGGATAGTTTGAAAGCTATCTTCCCTGACCCTGAGCCAACAACAAGAAGCAGAGTGCTCCTTACCACTCGCAATAGAGAGGTTGCACTTCATGCAGATATGGAGAGCAGTCCCCATCAATTGCGATTTTTAAGTGAAGAAGAATGTTGGATGTTGTTTTGCAAGAAAGCTTTGCCTAAGAATGTCCCAACTGTTCTGTCTCTGTCTCCAGAATTGGAGAAAGTAGGGAGAGAAATTGTGGCGAAATGTGGAGGTTTACCACTCGCTGTTGTTGTATTGGGAGGATTATTGTCAAGGAAAATCAGAACTCCAAGTGAATGGGCCAAAGTACTGAAACGTATGGAAGGCCATGATCAAATCTCACAAATATTAGCTCTAAGCTACAATGATCTTCCCTACTATTTGAAACCATGCTTCCAATGTTTAAGCGTTTTCCCCGAAGACTACGAAATATCTGCAAGGAAATTAATGCAGATATGGGTTGCAGAGGGACTTGTACAACAGAGGGGTTACGAAACAATGGAGGAAGTAGCAGAAGACTATTTAGAAGAGTTGATGGATCGTAGCATGATTCAATTATCAAGAAGATCCAGTGTTGGGATTAGAAAATGTCGCATGCATGATATGCTACGGAATCTCTCCATATTAGTAGCCATGGAGGACAAGTTTCTTGAAGTTCGGACAAATTTCAACTTTGAATCCCCAGTTCAAGCACATCGACTTATGGTTTATGGTGATCTTGGTAAGTATATCTCTCTACATCGTAACTTTCCCATACATTATTTGCGATCTCTCATATGCCACACCACACAATTAAATCCTGAAATATTTCCCAAACAAGACTGGAGATTTCTCTGTGGTGGTTTTAAGTTACTTAGAGTGTTGGATCTCCCACGGATGGGGATCACCAAGTTGCCATCTGAAATAGGTGAAATGATTCATTTGAGGTACTTGAGGTTGAGAGAGAACTGGTTATCGAGACTCCCAAAAGCCATATGCAACCTTATCAACCTACAAACCCTTGACATAAGACCTGGTTATGGGTTGCCTTCCTGCACTCAAAGTATACCTGGTGTTGTTTTCAGTAAGATGGGTCAATTAAGACATCTACACATGAATTGGGGGAGAATAAAAGGTCCATCTTCAAGAATTGGAAATCTAAGAAACCTTCAAACTTTGTCAATTATAAAAGCCGGCAATTGGATTGTGAATGGGTTGGCCCAATTGACAAATCTTCGAAAGCTGGTAATAAGATGGGTAAAAAATTCACACAGGGAGGCATTATCAAATTCTGTTCTGAATTTAAAGAACCTTCAATCTTTGTGTTTGTCAACTGCCGGTGATGAAAAGGAGGCCTTGCTGCCGACCTTGACATTCTCAAATCATGTACATCTCTATAAGCTGAAACTGTATGGAAGGTCAGAGAAATTGCTAGACTTACACGAGTTCCCTCAAAATATCACTCACTTAGAATTAGCTTGTTCCGGTTTGATGGAGAACCCAATGGCAACGCTAGAGAAGCTCCCACACTTACGAACTCTTGCACTATATCCTCATACACTGTTCGTCGACAAAGAGCACGAGGTGAAGACACCGGTCTGCTCTGCAGGAGGGTTTCCTGAGCTGCAAGAATTGGAGTTCTCTGGATTATCTAAATTAGAGGAGTGGAGGGTAGAGGAAGGGGCAATGTCTAGCATCAAGCGTCTAAAAATCTCCGATTGTTGGGACCTGAAGATGCTTCCAGAAGGTTTACAGTACATGACCACGCTCAAGGAATTGGAACTAGTGAGGATGCCTAAAGCTTTTACAGATAGGATTCTCCCAGAAAATATGGGGGAGGATTGGTACAAGATCCAACATGTACCGTTGATTGTCATAAAGTGA